Proteins found in one Aquibium microcysteis genomic segment:
- a CDS encoding ABC transporter ATP-binding protein, with amino-acid sequence MNSHVDPRATLPDADGIAKGDVLLDVRNVSLRFGGVKAISDISFDIRKGEIRAIIGPNGAGKTSMLNVINGFYTPQEGSIVFRGKERQKIAPYEAAASGIARTFQNVALFKGMSTLDNIMAGRTLAMHRNFFWQLIYYGPALREEIDNRRKVEEIIDFLEIQHIRKTPVGRLPYGLQKRVELGRALAAEPSLLLLDEPMAGMNLEEKEDMSRFILDVNAQFGTTIALIEHDMGVVMDISDRVVVLDYGRKIGDGTPDEVKSSQDVIDAYLGVSH; translated from the coding sequence ATGAACAGTCACGTCGATCCCCGGGCAACGCTCCCGGACGCCGACGGCATTGCCAAGGGCGACGTCCTGCTCGACGTGCGCAACGTGTCGCTGCGCTTCGGCGGCGTGAAGGCGATCAGCGACATCTCCTTCGACATCCGCAAGGGCGAGATCCGAGCGATCATCGGTCCGAACGGCGCCGGCAAGACCTCGATGCTCAACGTCATCAACGGCTTCTACACGCCGCAGGAAGGCTCGATCGTGTTCCGCGGCAAGGAGCGCCAGAAGATCGCACCCTACGAGGCCGCCGCGTCCGGCATCGCGCGGACATTCCAGAACGTGGCGCTGTTCAAGGGCATGTCGACGCTCGACAACATCATGGCCGGCCGGACGCTCGCCATGCACCGCAATTTCTTCTGGCAGCTGATCTACTACGGGCCCGCGCTGCGGGAGGAGATCGACAACCGGCGCAAGGTGGAGGAGATCATCGATTTCCTCGAGATCCAGCACATCCGCAAGACGCCGGTGGGGCGGCTGCCCTACGGCCTGCAGAAGCGGGTGGAACTGGGACGTGCGCTGGCGGCCGAGCCATCGCTTCTGCTTCTCGACGAGCCCATGGCGGGGATGAATCTCGAGGAGAAGGAGGACATGAGCCGCTTCATCCTCGACGTCAACGCCCAGTTCGGCACGACGATCGCGTTGATCGAGCACGACATGGGCGTGGTGATGGACATCTCCGACCGGGTGGTGGTGCTGGATTACGGCCGCAAGATCGGCGACGGCACGCCCGACGAGGTCAAGTCCAGTCAGGACGTCATCGACGCCTATCTCGGCGTTTCGCACTAG
- a CDS encoding AMP-binding protein, whose product MLAKAKAGTMLDTFPKYLVLNAERYADRPAMRHKDLGIWQGWTWRQQLEEVRRFAIGLSAIGLKRGDKVAVVGSNRPRLYWSFAAIQSLGAIPVPVYADSVAEEIAYVLDHAEVRFAVVEDQEQVDKLLSIAEKVPSLKEIVYDETRGLRDYDHTHLHGFEEVQERGKTAIDTSPDALATWQASVDQGSGGDLGVILYTSGTTGRPKGVMLSNDNLVKSALHGNAFDRLGPDEDIIAYLPLAWVGDHVFSYTQSYTAGFCVSCPESPETVTEDRREIAPTYFFAPPRVFEGLLTALMVRMEDAGRLKKRMFDHYLAHARKVGEKILNGEPVGLLDRVRYFLGEILVYGPLKNRMGMTRLRVAYTAGEAIGPELFRFYRSIGLNLKQLYGQTEACVYITAQPDGNIRADTVGVPSPGVELRIADSGEVLYRSEGTFVGYYKNEEATRATKTPDGWVHTGDAGFIDPEGHLKIIDRAKDVGRLRTGGLFAPKYVENTLKFFPDIKEAVAFGDGRDFCAAFINIDLQSVGSWAERNNVSYASYQELANHPEVYRIVGSHVEAANRKLAQEPMMAASQIRRFLVLHKELDADDGELTRTQKVRRSFIAERYGELIEALYDGSTEKYVETEMTFEDGRKGRVRATVRIVDAPVFGVAAAPVREAAE is encoded by the coding sequence ATGCTTGCCAAGGCTAAAGCCGGCACCATGCTCGATACATTTCCGAAATACCTCGTGCTGAACGCCGAGCGTTACGCCGATCGTCCCGCCATGCGGCACAAGGACCTCGGCATCTGGCAGGGCTGGACGTGGAGGCAGCAGCTCGAGGAGGTGCGCCGCTTCGCCATCGGGCTCTCGGCGATCGGCCTGAAGCGGGGCGACAAGGTCGCGGTGGTCGGGTCGAACCGGCCGCGGCTCTACTGGAGTTTCGCCGCGATCCAGTCTCTCGGCGCCATCCCGGTCCCGGTCTATGCCGATTCGGTCGCGGAGGAGATCGCCTACGTGCTCGACCACGCCGAAGTTCGCTTCGCCGTGGTCGAGGACCAGGAGCAGGTCGACAAGCTTCTTTCGATCGCCGAGAAAGTGCCGTCCCTGAAGGAGATCGTCTACGACGAGACGCGCGGTCTGCGCGACTACGACCACACGCACCTGCACGGATTCGAGGAGGTGCAGGAAAGGGGGAAGACGGCCATCGACACGTCGCCGGACGCCCTCGCGACATGGCAGGCCTCGGTGGATCAGGGCAGCGGCGGCGATCTCGGCGTCATCCTGTATACGTCCGGGACGACGGGACGGCCGAAGGGCGTGATGCTGTCCAACGACAACCTCGTGAAGTCGGCGCTGCACGGCAACGCCTTCGACAGGCTCGGACCCGACGAGGACATCATCGCCTACCTGCCGCTGGCCTGGGTCGGCGACCACGTCTTCTCCTATACGCAATCCTATACGGCAGGCTTCTGCGTCTCCTGTCCGGAGAGCCCGGAAACCGTGACGGAAGATCGACGGGAGATCGCTCCGACCTACTTCTTCGCGCCGCCGCGTGTCTTCGAAGGTCTGCTCACCGCTCTGATGGTGCGGATGGAGGACGCCGGACGGCTGAAGAAGCGGATGTTCGACCACTATCTCGCGCATGCCCGAAAGGTGGGAGAGAAGATCCTGAACGGCGAGCCGGTGGGGCTGCTCGACCGGGTCCGGTATTTCCTCGGCGAGATTCTCGTCTATGGGCCGCTGAAGAACCGGATGGGCATGACGCGGCTGAGGGTCGCCTACACCGCCGGCGAGGCGATCGGGCCGGAGCTGTTCCGCTTCTACCGGTCGATCGGGCTCAACCTCAAACAGCTTTACGGGCAGACTGAGGCCTGCGTCTACATCACCGCGCAGCCGGACGGCAACATCCGCGCCGACACGGTGGGCGTTCCCTCTCCTGGCGTGGAACTCAGGATCGCCGATAGCGGCGAGGTGCTGTACCGGTCCGAAGGCACTTTCGTCGGATACTACAAGAACGAGGAGGCCACGCGCGCCACCAAGACGCCGGACGGCTGGGTCCACACGGGCGATGCGGGCTTCATCGACCCGGAGGGGCACCTCAAGATCATCGATCGCGCGAAGGACGTCGGCCGGCTCAGGACCGGCGGACTCTTCGCCCCCAAATACGTCGAGAACACGCTCAAGTTCTTTCCCGACATCAAGGAAGCGGTCGCCTTCGGCGACGGGCGCGACTTCTGCGCGGCCTTCATCAACATCGATCTTCAGTCGGTTGGTAGCTGGGCGGAGCGCAACAATGTCTCCTACGCCTCCTACCAGGAACTCGCCAACCATCCCGAGGTCTACCGGATCGTCGGCAGCCACGTCGAAGCGGCGAACCGCAAGCTCGCGCAGGAGCCCATGATGGCGGCCTCGCAGATCCGCCGCTTCCTCGTCCTGCACAAGGAACTCGACGCGGACGACGGCGAACTGACGCGCACGCAGAAGGTCCGGCGGTCCTTCATCGCCGAGCGCTACGGGGAACTGATCGAAGCGCTCTACGACGGCTCGACCGAGAAATACGTGGAGACGGAAATGACGTTCGAGGACGGCCGAAAGGGACGTGTCCGGGCGACGGTGCGCATCGTCGACGCTCCGGTCTTCGGCGTCGCCGCCGCACCCGTGAGGGAGGCCGCAGAATGA
- a CDS encoding Crp/Fnr family transcriptional regulator: protein MNPREETVRTAIWASELTEDEIERAARGLTERSFAKGAYVCHRGDRLDYWTGVLEGLVKVSAISRGGKPMTFAGVTTGSWFGEGSVLKGEPRQYDVVAIRETRLAMLNRGTFDWLYENSKGFNRFLVRQLNERVGQFIATIEHDRILGPRARVARHLSWFFNPVLYPHVRTEIAISQEELGLLAGVSRAVANRSLQELADEKLIALEHGRIRVIDLETLKRYES, encoded by the coding sequence ATGAACCCACGCGAAGAGACCGTACGCACCGCCATCTGGGCCAGCGAGCTGACCGAGGACGAGATCGAGCGCGCTGCGCGGGGCCTCACCGAGCGCAGCTTCGCGAAAGGCGCCTATGTCTGCCACCGCGGCGACAGGCTCGACTACTGGACCGGCGTGCTCGAAGGTCTCGTGAAGGTGTCGGCAATTTCGCGCGGCGGCAAGCCGATGACCTTCGCAGGCGTCACCACCGGAAGCTGGTTCGGAGAAGGGTCCGTGCTGAAGGGCGAGCCGCGCCAGTACGACGTGGTCGCCATCCGCGAGACGCGCCTGGCCATGCTCAACCGGGGCACGTTCGACTGGCTCTACGAAAACAGCAAGGGGTTCAACCGCTTCCTCGTGCGCCAGCTGAACGAGCGGGTCGGACAGTTCATCGCCACCATCGAGCATGACCGCATCCTCGGCCCTCGCGCGCGGGTGGCCCGTCACCTGTCGTGGTTCTTCAACCCGGTGCTCTATCCCCATGTCCGCACCGAGATCGCGATTTCGCAGGAGGAACTCGGGCTGCTCGCCGGCGTGTCGAGGGCGGTCGCCAACCGTTCGCTGCAGGAACTGGCCGACGAGAAGCTGATTGCCCTGGAGCACGGCCGTATCCGGGTGATCGATCTCGAAACCCTGAAACGCTACGAATCCTGA
- a CDS encoding N-acyl amino acid synthase FeeM domain-containing protein: MTVAVESGKLERPTALVRNVGGSAFADSVAALLERAEYRRCEKGEDLEAVYRLRYKAYRNHGTVPTTAERTTTDRYDESPNCYRFGVWLDNELVSTVRLHHLTREMPYSSVMDVFGDVIAPRLERGETFINPTMFAADPYYATVYRALPYVTLRLAVVANTYFDTTSCICVIRNDHTAFYKRVFGAEQVGDPRPHPSFTVNVMLYDSPCATNMQPTLERFPFFRSTALERRLLFGRAAKGEVGSLTILPTARYLKNAA, from the coding sequence ATGACCGTGGCAGTGGAGAGCGGCAAACTCGAACGGCCCACCGCTCTGGTGCGGAACGTCGGAGGCTCGGCCTTCGCAGACAGCGTAGCGGCACTGCTGGAGCGTGCCGAGTACAGGCGCTGCGAGAAGGGCGAGGATCTCGAGGCAGTCTACCGGCTTCGCTATAAGGCCTACAGAAACCACGGCACGGTACCCACGACGGCCGAACGCACGACGACGGACCGCTACGACGAATCGCCCAACTGCTACCGGTTCGGCGTGTGGCTCGACAACGAACTGGTGAGCACGGTCCGGCTCCATCACCTGACTCGGGAGATGCCCTATTCGTCCGTCATGGACGTGTTCGGAGACGTCATCGCACCGCGGCTGGAGCGGGGCGAGACCTTCATCAACCCGACGATGTTCGCCGCGGACCCCTACTACGCGACCGTCTATCGCGCGCTTCCCTACGTGACTCTGCGGCTTGCGGTGGTCGCCAACACCTATTTCGATACCACCAGCTGCATCTGCGTCATCCGCAACGATCATACGGCTTTCTACAAGCGCGTGTTCGGAGCCGAACAGGTCGGCGATCCGCGACCGCATCCGTCGTTCACGGTCAACGTGATGCTCTACGACTCCCCCTGCGCCACCAACATGCAGCCGACGCTGGAACGGTTTCCGTTCTTCCGGTCGACAGCGTTGGAGCGTCGCCTGCTGTTCGGGCGCGCCGCGAAAGGCGAGGTGGGATCGCTGACGATTCTGCCGACGGCGCGCTATCTGAAGAACGCCGCCTGA
- a CDS encoding putative bifunctional diguanylate cyclase/phosphodiesterase, translating into MKHSKDTIPEDVYVGFVRSLFLDPGILLIGACCHGIMGLMVYLRSNEPVYLVLTVLMLFAGLYRYVAMRQVQAESITEINTAVARERYYIIAGTVQGAVIGLFSFCAVYLYSDEFAELAAVSVAMGGAITIAGRNYGSRKMVAILSLTTIGPIALALMLKADIYNFVLGLFIIPFMIIIMKLAELVRDVLFTAISEQKKATKLAQRFDRALNTMTHGLVMLGPDSRVIVANAEAAELIGVAKTDRLIGRSLKALLLRGAAGGLISRRDCSFIEAQLTLALREGCGRKLLVTLTNGRCLEFSAREGSDELSVITFEDVTSRVQAEEKIRTMARYDSLTGLPNRAYFHEIVAECMVTGDRERLCALAIFDLDDFKSINDTLGHPVGDGLIYAIAEKLAFFADDDVKISRFGGDEFVIYFDRIEDENHLSMLLDGIFEGLQEEVDVAGHALRAQFSAGAVFLPVSYDDAEGMIVKADLALYEAKETGKNSWRLFEATMDAAFRQKQILKADLRNAVQAGALRVVFQPIIDIKNMSVVTCEALCRWDHPELGAVSPGVFIPLAEEMGIISDISIQVLRAACEECAKWPEPIGVSVNLSARDFRSAGIVDHVRDALADSGLPPHRLEVEVTETAILDDKLSTRTYLEQIRGLGVHIALDDFGTGYSSLSYLHTLPLDKVKIDRSFLQDITSDDRSLELLCGIVSLSRKLGLTITIEGVETFEQLKLLSSRVKPDLLQGFLFGAALSASGIEAMSKTTVPFGEDISRLRLFAGR; encoded by the coding sequence GTGAAGCACAGCAAGGACACCATTCCGGAAGACGTGTACGTCGGGTTCGTCAGGTCGCTCTTCCTCGACCCTGGCATCCTGCTGATCGGCGCCTGCTGCCATGGCATCATGGGCTTGATGGTATACCTGCGCAGCAACGAGCCGGTCTATCTCGTGCTGACGGTGCTGATGCTGTTCGCCGGCCTGTATCGCTACGTGGCGATGCGGCAGGTGCAGGCCGAGTCGATCACGGAAATCAACACTGCCGTGGCGCGCGAGCGCTACTACATCATCGCCGGCACCGTGCAGGGCGCCGTCATCGGCCTGTTCTCCTTCTGCGCCGTCTATCTCTACTCCGACGAGTTCGCCGAGCTGGCGGCCGTCTCGGTCGCGATGGGTGGCGCCATCACCATCGCCGGGCGCAACTACGGCTCCAGGAAGATGGTTGCGATTCTCTCGCTGACCACGATCGGGCCGATCGCTCTCGCGCTGATGCTGAAGGCCGATATCTACAATTTCGTGCTCGGCCTGTTCATCATCCCGTTCATGATCATCATCATGAAGCTGGCGGAGCTGGTGCGCGACGTGCTCTTCACCGCCATCAGCGAGCAGAAGAAGGCCACGAAGCTCGCGCAGCGATTCGACCGCGCCCTCAACACCATGACACACGGACTGGTGATGCTCGGCCCTGACAGCCGGGTGATCGTGGCGAATGCCGAGGCGGCCGAACTGATCGGCGTCGCGAAGACCGACAGGCTCATCGGGCGCAGCCTCAAGGCGCTGCTGCTGCGCGGTGCTGCGGGTGGCCTGATCAGCCGGCGCGACTGCAGCTTCATCGAGGCGCAGCTGACGCTGGCGCTGCGGGAAGGATGCGGCCGCAAGCTTCTCGTCACCCTCACCAACGGCCGCTGCCTCGAGTTTTCCGCGCGCGAGGGCAGCGACGAGCTCAGCGTCATCACCTTCGAGGACGTCACGTCCCGCGTGCAGGCGGAAGAGAAGATCCGCACCATGGCGCGCTACGACAGTCTCACCGGCCTGCCCAATCGCGCCTATTTCCACGAGATCGTCGCAGAATGCATGGTCACGGGCGACCGCGAAAGGCTGTGCGCGCTGGCGATCTTCGACCTCGACGACTTCAAGAGCATCAACGACACGCTCGGACATCCGGTGGGCGACGGGCTGATCTATGCCATCGCCGAGAAGCTCGCCTTCTTCGCGGACGACGACGTGAAGATCAGCCGGTTCGGCGGCGACGAATTCGTCATCTACTTCGACAGGATCGAGGACGAGAACCACCTCAGCATGCTGCTCGACGGCATCTTCGAGGGCCTTCAGGAAGAAGTCGACGTGGCAGGTCATGCACTGCGCGCCCAGTTCAGCGCCGGGGCGGTGTTCCTGCCGGTCAGCTACGACGATGCCGAGGGCATGATCGTCAAGGCCGACCTCGCGCTGTACGAGGCCAAGGAGACGGGCAAGAACAGTTGGCGGCTGTTCGAGGCGACGATGGACGCGGCCTTCCGCCAGAAGCAGATCCTCAAGGCCGACCTTCGCAATGCCGTGCAGGCCGGAGCCCTGCGCGTGGTGTTCCAGCCGATCATCGACATCAAGAACATGTCCGTGGTGACCTGCGAGGCGCTCTGCCGGTGGGATCATCCCGAACTCGGCGCCGTGTCGCCGGGCGTCTTCATCCCGCTTGCCGAGGAGATGGGCATCATCTCCGACATCAGCATCCAGGTGCTGAGGGCGGCCTGCGAGGAATGCGCCAAATGGCCGGAGCCCATCGGCGTCTCCGTCAACCTTTCGGCCCGCGACTTCCGCTCCGCCGGCATCGTCGATCACGTGCGCGACGCGCTCGCCGACAGCGGTCTGCCGCCGCACCGGCTCGAGGTCGAGGTGACCGAGACCGCGATCCTCGACGACAAGCTTTCGACGCGGACCTACCTCGAGCAGATCCGCGGTCTCGGCGTGCACATCGCCCTCGACGATTTCGGTACCGGCTACTCGAGCCTCAGCTATCTGCACACGCTGCCGCTCGACAAGGTGAAGATCGACCGGTCGTTCCTGCAGGACATCACGTCGGACGACAGGTCGCTGGAATTGCTGTGCGGCATCGTCTCGCTGTCGCGCAAGCTGGGATTGACCATCACCATCGAAGGCGTGGAGACGTTCGAGCAGCTCAAGCTCCTGTCGTCGCGCGTGAAGCCCGACCTCCTCCAGGGCTTCCTCTTCGGCGCGGCGCTCAGCGCTTCGGGTATAGAGGCGATGTCCAAGACGACAGTCCCGTTCGGGGAGGACATCTCGCGGCTGCGGTTGTTCGCGGGTCGCTAG
- a CDS encoding indolepyruvate ferredoxin oxidoreductase family protein, with translation MTLHDVSLDDKFDLGKDRIFVSGAQAIIRMLLMQRERDRLAGLNTAGFVTGYRGSPLGGLDQQLWKAKRQLASSDIVFQPGLNEELAATACWGAQQTELLGEGRYDGVFALWYGKGPGVDRAGDVFRHANLAGSSRHGGVLALMGDDHTAESSTNAHATELQFVDTMIPILNPAGVQEIVDYGLLGYAMSRFAGTWAAMKCVKDNIESTASVDVSLDRLNIVLPEIDLPPGGLNIRHELDQMGQEARLHNFKRAAASAFIRANGINRIVYSGGADARIGIITIGKSYLDVRQALEDIGIDEARANRIGVRLFKLGCPWPLDFEHLRDFARGLEMIVVVEEKRSLIEAQVREQLYGTGMQPVVVGKRDEHGHMLFQPQGALDPNEIAIALGERVLRVVGHADDIAARVAQLRQFQAMLADTKDVGVRTPYFCSGCPHNSSTKVPDGSLAGAGIGCHFMALWMDRKTVGFTAMGGEGAQWIGQAPFSKRDHQFQNLGDGTYNHSGSLAIRFAVASGANITYKILYNDAVAMTGGQPHEGGLSAPMIAEQVRAEGVERIAIVTDEPEKYGALPVPAGATVHHRDDLDAVQRELREVKGVSVLLYDQTCAAEKRRRRKRGTFPDPDRRVIINELVCEGCGDCGVQSNCVSVQPVETEFGRKRRIDQSSCNKDFSCLKGFCPSFVTVHGGRIRKAAGAAGGTDPLDGVPAPKVADAATGWAAIIDGIGGTGVVTIGAVLGMAAHLEGKGCGLIDMAGLAQKGGAVFSHVRVAATPEDIHAIRVSAGKADLVLGCDLLVSGSKKVLGAVRENHTIFVTNTAEVMPGDFARSADFSLPTERLKKAIRAAAGERNAHFFDATRTAAALFGNSLGANMFMLGFASQLGGIPVSSEAIERAIELNGEAVAMNVSAFRWGRRAAHEPEFVRARVAAAASGQAGQALAGTLDDIVAKRSAFLAAYQNRAYAERYERQVASVRAAEEKARPGSTALAETVARNLFRAMAIKDEYEVARLYTDGSFERQVAAQFESVEKLEFHLAPPILGRTGSDGRPVKSSFGPWMMTGFRILARLKSLRGTVFDVFGRTEERRMERRLLAEYENDVALLVRDLTAERLDAACALAAVPSLVRGFGHVKAANAQKAAAERSRLIERFARTRDVLQAAE, from the coding sequence ATGACGCTGCACGACGTTTCGCTCGACGACAAGTTCGACCTCGGCAAGGATCGCATCTTCGTCTCGGGCGCCCAGGCCATCATCCGCATGCTTCTCATGCAGCGCGAGCGTGACCGGCTGGCAGGGCTCAACACCGCCGGCTTCGTGACCGGCTATCGCGGTTCGCCGCTCGGCGGTCTCGACCAGCAGCTCTGGAAGGCCAAGCGGCAGCTGGCCTCCTCCGACATCGTGTTTCAGCCGGGTCTCAACGAGGAACTCGCGGCCACGGCCTGCTGGGGCGCGCAGCAGACGGAGCTTCTGGGCGAAGGGCGCTACGACGGCGTCTTCGCGCTCTGGTACGGCAAGGGCCCCGGCGTCGATCGCGCTGGCGACGTGTTCCGCCACGCCAACCTCGCGGGCTCGTCGCGGCACGGGGGCGTGCTGGCGCTGATGGGCGACGACCATACGGCCGAATCGTCGACCAATGCGCATGCGACCGAACTGCAGTTCGTGGACACGATGATCCCGATCCTCAATCCGGCCGGGGTGCAGGAAATCGTCGACTACGGCCTGCTCGGCTATGCGATGTCGCGCTTCGCTGGCACCTGGGCGGCGATGAAGTGCGTGAAGGACAACATCGAATCGACCGCATCGGTCGACGTCTCGCTCGACCGCCTGAACATCGTGCTGCCCGAGATCGACCTGCCGCCCGGCGGGCTCAACATCCGCCATGAACTCGACCAGATGGGCCAGGAAGCGCGGCTGCACAATTTCAAGCGTGCGGCGGCCAGCGCCTTCATCCGCGCCAACGGGATCAACCGGATCGTCTACTCCGGGGGTGCGGACGCGCGGATCGGCATCATCACCATCGGCAAGAGCTATCTCGACGTGCGCCAGGCGCTGGAGGACATCGGCATCGACGAGGCGAGGGCCAACCGGATCGGCGTGCGCCTGTTCAAGCTCGGCTGCCCATGGCCGCTCGATTTCGAGCATCTGCGCGACTTCGCCCGTGGCCTCGAGATGATCGTGGTGGTGGAGGAAAAACGGTCATTGATCGAGGCGCAGGTACGCGAGCAGCTCTACGGGACCGGCATGCAGCCCGTGGTCGTAGGCAAGCGCGACGAGCACGGCCACATGCTGTTCCAGCCTCAGGGGGCGCTCGACCCGAACGAGATCGCGATCGCGCTCGGCGAGCGCGTGCTGCGCGTCGTCGGCCATGCCGACGACATCGCCGCGCGCGTGGCACAGCTCAGGCAGTTCCAGGCGATGCTGGCCGACACGAAGGACGTGGGCGTCCGCACGCCCTACTTCTGTTCCGGCTGTCCGCACAATTCCTCGACCAAGGTGCCGGATGGCTCTCTCGCCGGCGCCGGCATCGGCTGCCATTTCATGGCACTCTGGATGGACCGCAAGACGGTCGGTTTCACGGCCATGGGCGGGGAGGGCGCGCAGTGGATCGGCCAGGCGCCGTTCTCGAAGCGCGACCACCAGTTCCAGAACCTCGGCGACGGCACGTACAACCATTCCGGTTCGCTGGCGATCCGCTTCGCCGTCGCGTCCGGCGCCAACATCACCTACAAGATCCTCTACAACGACGCCGTGGCCATGACCGGCGGCCAGCCGCACGAGGGCGGGCTGTCGGCGCCGATGATCGCCGAGCAGGTGCGCGCCGAAGGCGTCGAACGGATCGCCATCGTCACCGACGAGCCGGAGAAGTACGGTGCTCTCCCGGTCCCGGCCGGCGCCACCGTCCACCACCGCGACGACCTCGATGCCGTGCAGCGCGAACTGCGCGAGGTAAAGGGCGTCTCGGTGCTGCTCTACGACCAGACCTGCGCTGCCGAGAAGCGGCGCCGGCGCAAGCGCGGCACCTTTCCGGATCCCGACAGGCGGGTGATCATCAACGAACTGGTCTGCGAAGGCTGCGGTGATTGCGGGGTGCAGTCGAACTGCGTGTCCGTGCAGCCTGTGGAGACCGAGTTCGGGCGCAAGCGACGCATCGACCAGTCGAGCTGCAACAAGGACTTCTCCTGCCTGAAAGGCTTCTGTCCGTCCTTCGTGACGGTCCATGGCGGCAGGATCCGCAAGGCCGCCGGTGCGGCCGGCGGTACCGATCCGCTGGACGGCGTGCCGGCACCGAAGGTCGCGGACGCCGCGACGGGCTGGGCGGCGATCATCGACGGCATCGGCGGAACGGGCGTCGTGACGATCGGCGCGGTGCTGGGCATGGCCGCGCACCTCGAAGGCAAGGGCTGCGGGCTCATCGACATGGCCGGCCTCGCGCAGAAGGGCGGGGCGGTGTTCAGCCACGTCCGCGTGGCCGCGACGCCGGAGGACATTCACGCCATCCGCGTCTCGGCGGGCAAGGCAGACCTCGTGCTCGGCTGCGACCTCCTCGTCTCCGGCTCGAAGAAGGTGCTGGGGGCCGTGCGGGAGAACCATACGATCTTCGTCACCAACACGGCCGAGGTGATGCCGGGCGACTTCGCGCGTTCGGCGGACTTCTCGTTGCCGACCGAGCGGCTGAAGAAGGCGATCCGAGCGGCCGCCGGTGAGCGCAACGCGCATTTCTTCGACGCCACGCGCACCGCCGCGGCACTGTTCGGAAACTCGCTCGGCGCCAACATGTTCATGCTCGGCTTCGCCAGTCAGCTCGGCGGGATCCCGGTATCCTCCGAAGCGATCGAGAGGGCGATCGAGCTCAACGGGGAGGCCGTGGCAATGAACGTCAGCGCCTTCCGCTGGGGTCGGCGCGCTGCGCACGAGCCGGAATTCGTCCGCGCACGAGTCGCTGCCGCGGCGTCCGGACAGGCCGGGCAGGCGCTTGCCGGCACCCTCGACGACATCGTGGCGAAGCGATCTGCCTTCCTCGCCGCCTATCAGAACCGCGCCTATGCCGAGCGCTACGAGCGGCAGGTGGCTTCGGTGCGGGCGGCGGAGGAGAAGGCCAGGCCCGGTTCGACGGCGCTGGCCGAGACCGTTGCCCGCAACCTGTTCAGGGCGATGGCCATCAAGGACGAGTACGAAGTCGCGCGCCTCTACACGGACGGCTCGTTCGAGAGGCAGGTGGCGGCGCAGTTCGAGAGCGTCGAGAAGCTGGAGTTCCACCTCGCGCCGCCGATCCTCGGGCGCACCGGCTCCGACGGCAGGCCGGTCAAATCCTCGTTCGGGCCATGGATGATGACCGGTTTCCGTATCCTGGCGCGGCTGAAGAGCCTGCGCGGGACGGTGTTCGACGTGTTCGGCCGCACCGAGGAGCGGCGCATGGAGCGGCGCCTCCTGGCGGAGTACGAGAACGACGTCGCCCTGCTCGTCCGGGACCTGACGGCAGAGCGGCTCGACGCGGCCTGCGCGCTGGCCGCGGTGCCGTCGCTCGTGCGCGGCTTCGGCCACGTCAAGGCGGCCAATGCGCAGAAGGCGGCGGCGGAACGTTCGCGCCTCATCGAGCGCTTCGCCCGGACACGGGATGTCCTGCAGGCCGCCGAGTAG
- a CDS encoding TRAP transporter small permease subunit: MAGLLALSRLIDGVTGFVGKNVSWLILVAVLISAGNASMRKAFDISSNAWLELQWYLYGTVFMLAAAYTLRQNEHIRIDIISNRLSKRTRDWVDLLCHVFLLLPFAALLVYLCWPWFILSYKSGEMSSNSGGLIIWPAKGMVLLGFILLLAQAVSEIVKRAAVIMGVIDDPSPQHDLPPAAEAAIEMEGERRD; this comes from the coding sequence ATGGCGGGGCTTCTGGCTCTTTCGCGGCTCATCGACGGCGTTACCGGATTCGTCGGAAAGAACGTCTCCTGGCTGATCCTGGTCGCGGTTCTGATCAGCGCCGGCAATGCCAGCATGCGCAAGGCTTTCGACATCTCGTCGAACGCATGGCTGGAACTGCAGTGGTATCTCTACGGCACGGTCTTCATGCTCGCCGCGGCCTACACCCTGCGGCAGAACGAACACATCCGTATCGACATCATCTCGAACAGGCTGAGCAAGCGGACCCGCGACTGGGTCGATCTTCTCTGCCACGTCTTCCTGCTGCTGCCCTTCGCGGCGCTGCTCGTCTATCTGTGCTGGCCCTGGTTCATCCTGTCCTACAAAAGCGGCGAGATGTCCTCGAACTCCGGCGGCCTGATCATCTGGCCGGCCAAGGGCATGGTGCTGCTCGGCTTCATCCTTCTCCTGGCGCAGGCGGTCTCGGAAATCGTCAAGCGTGCGGCCGTCATCATGGGCGTCATCGACGACCCGTCTCCGCAGCACGACCTGCCACCGGCGGCCGAGGCGGCGATCGAGATGGAGGGCGAGCGCCGTGATTGA